In the Clostridium sp. 'White wine YQ' genome, TTTGGATTCGACACAGATAAAAAAGATGTATTCAAGAAAACATTAGATGCTTGCAATGAGTTAGGGATAGATGGGGCCACTGTAAGTATATTGACACCTTTACCTAAAACACCAATATATGCTCAGTTAAAAGAAGAAAATAGGTTAATAACAGGGGATTGGAGTTATTACAATGGAAAAACTAGAGTAGCTTATATTCCTAAAAATATGAGCAGGGAAGAATTATTCGAAGGTTACATGTGGTTTAGAAGAGAATTCTATTCATTGAAATCTATTTATAAAAGAATGAGAAAATCTAAAACTAATATAATCTATAACTTAATTGTAAATTTGGGGTATAAGATAAGCCTTAAAGGTACAAAAAGTTAGTTTTAGTATAATTAATCTTTTAATAAGCATAAGGAGGATACAAAAATGACAACTAATAATGGTGGTATCCCTACATTACAAGAAGCAGAAGCCTTACTCCATGAAGCTTCAATTTTAAATCCAGGACAATGGGTTGACCATTCTAAATATGCTGCTAATTCAGCAAAGCTTATAGCTGAAAATTGTGATGATATAGATCCAACTACAGCTTATATATGTGGTTTATTACATGATATAGGTAGAAGATATGGTGTAACAGATCTAAGACACATACTAGATGGCTATAACTTCTTAATGGGAAAGGGATTTGATAGAGCTGCAAAAGTATGTTTAACTCATTCTTTCGATTGTAAAGATATAAAGACTGCTTTTGGTATATGGGATTGTTCTAAAGAAGAATTTAACTTTGTAAAAACGTATTTAGAGAATATACAGTATGATGATTATGATAGGCTCATTCAGCTATGCGATGCATTAGCATTTACAAATGGGTATTGTCTTATAGAAAAGAGGATGGTTGATGCTGTTTTAAGACATGGAACAAACGAATATACAACGCTTAAATGGAAGGCAACCTTTGAAATAAAAGATTATTTTGAACGTAAGATGGGAAAATCGGTCTATAGTATACTTCCCAGGGTAATAGAGAATACCTTTGGATTATAGGAAAGGGAATTTATTATGCATAACAATGAAGAAGTTCTTCATGGAGGTAACGTTAATGAAGTAGTTCGAAAAGGAAATGCTGTTCATCGAAGTACTAACTGGAGTCCCTTTGTTCATGAACTTCTTATATATTTAGAAAAGAAAGAATTCCAAGGTGCTCCGAGGTTTCTAGGTATAGATGATAAAGGTAGAGAAGTACTATCATTTATTTCAGGCGAAGTACCTGGTGATTATTACCCAGATTTTAAGCCGTATATATGGAGTGACAATTCTGTTATAAAGAGCGCTGAGTTATTACGTAAATACCATGATGCAGTGATACATTTCAAAATATCTTCTACAGAAACTACATTCGAAGTTAAACAACCTGCAAAAGAGGAGTGGAAAGATGAAGTGATTTGTCATAATGATGCTGCTCCATATAATATTGTTTATAAAGATGAAGAGCCCATAGCACTAATAGATTTTGATTTAGCTGCTCCTGGCCCACGGATTTGGGATATTGTATATATGCTCTATACTTCTGTTCCCCTTGCAAGCTTTGCAATAGACTATACTACAGGAAAATCCATACCTTATATTAGTGAATTGCATGGAGTAGAGCGTAAACGTAGAATTCATCTATTCTTTAATGCATATGGAATGAGAATCCCTAACAATCTTAAAGAGTGGACTATATGCCGAATCAAAGCAATGTGTGATACATTAACTTCTGGTGCTAAACAAGGAAACATAGCATATGAAAAGATGATAGAAGAGGGGCACTTAAAGCATTATGAGAAAGAAATTATTTTCTTAGAAGAACACTTTGAAGAATGGGAGTAATAAGTATCGTTCTTCGATTATCGTTATATAAAGTTAACGCAGAAAAAAGCCGTGGTCATCCGAACCGCAGATTAAAATGGGAGGATAATATCGATGGGATTAAAAGATATAAAACTTTGGGAAAAAAATGTTCCTGATGCCGACTTAATTTCTACTATTGGGGATTTGAATAACGAAGGGTTACCTACCCTTACCCCTTATTTATTAAAAGGGGAGAAAACCCGCCCTGCAATTATTGTTTGCCCGGGCGGATCATTTCAATTTAGAGCGTCTAATGAAGGAAAACCAATTGCAAAATGGCTAAATCAAATAGGAATAAATGCTTTTGTTTTAAATTATAGGGTTGCTCCTTTTACTCCATTTACGTCAACCAAAGATGCAGTACGAGCAGTTAGGTATATTCGGTATCATGCCCAAGAATTTAATATTGATCCGGACCGGATAGGCATGATAGGATTTTCAGCTGGCGGTTATCTCACCGCTTTTGTAGGAACTCGTTTTGATAATGGAATTATAGAACCGGATAGTCGAAATGCGCAAATTATGACGATGCTTTTGGGAGAACCAGATTTTAACGATCCGATTGATCAAACGAGTTCTAAACTTAATGCGATCATTTTATGTTATGCTGAGACATCCCCATTTTCTAAGGAAAATTTGCCACCAGATTCTCTATTAACAAAAGATATTACAGTGGATGAGTTTATAGACTTTACTTCAAATCATAAACATGTTACAGCGAAAACACCACCGACTTTTCTATGGATTACAGCGACCGATCACTGGAATTTTCAGCGCCAAAACTTACTTTTTGCTCAAGCTCTAAATGAGCTAAATCTACCATTTGATTTTCATATATTCTCCAAAGGTCCCCATGGTTTAGGATTAGGTGAGGATGAACCTACGGTAGCAATCTGGCCAAAACTTTGTGAAAATTGGCTTCAAGGATTATAATATTCCGTTTATTAATTCCATAAATAACAAATTAAATTAAACTTGGGTGAGCTTAATTGCTCATCAAAGTCTTTTTATATTCAGCTATAATTTCTAATAATAGAGAAGAGTAGTCCGACTCATATATTTGTACCAAAAGCATTATAAATCTATAAAATAAAGTAGGGAAGTGTAGTACACCTCCCCAAAAGTTCACTTATTTGTTATTCTTAAAACCTTCTAATTTATCTTGTAAGTTTTTAATTTCTGTATCTTTAATTAATTTTATATGTTCAATTTCCATTTCAATTTTTCTAGAGTAGTATTCCTGCAAGTTTTCTTTTTGTTGTTTTAAAGAATTTTCTTTATCTAAATTATGAACTTTAGATATATTTTGAATTTCTTCTTTATGTTCTAACCTTATAGCTTTAATATCACTTGTAGAGTGTTCTAGATTTGATTCTAGAAAAGAGATCTTATCTAATAAAGATGATATATAAATATCTTTCTCAGTCAGTTTAGAAGATAGAGTAGAGAAGTCACCATTAAGTTTTTTATTCTCTAAACTAAGACTAGAAAATTTGTCTTCTAAACTTTTAAGTTCATCTATTTTACTATATAACAATTCATTTTCTTTATTAACTTGATTTAATAAGAATTTATTTTGTGCATTTAATTCTTCTGTAGATTTTGTAACAGAATCTTTTTCTTTTAAACTTTCCTCAAGTCTTTTATTAGTTTCTTTAATTTCTGATATTTGATTTTTTAAATTATTTATTTCTTTATTTAATGATAGTATAACCTCATTTTTTTCATTAAGTTTTTCAGATAGCTCTTTACTTATTTTTTCTTCAGCCGTAACATTCATTTCTAAAGAAGCTAAGTAAAGATTCTGAAGTCTAGATACATATTCCTCAAAGGTTTCGATTTCTCTTTTTCTATCTTTTAGAGTACTTTTAGCTTGCTGCATTTCAAACACTTGAAGCAAACTAGCCATACATTGTTCTTGAGTTATACCTTCTTTTTCAGCTACCTCTCTAAAATTCTTAATTGTTTCTTCTGATAATCTCATTGTTGTTGCCTTTAAATCTGCCATGTTTTCCTCCTATGTAATACTGTATACTACATTATAATACGTATGTATTACATGTTCAAGAATTCTCGAAAATATATGATTAATTATTTTTTTATAAGCATCAATTCTGACAAATTTTCAAATTTGAACGCATTAAAAAGCGTGCAAATGTACATTTGGATATTTTCAAAATTATTTTTCTATTAAAATGAATTACACATAAAAGAAGATAGATTTTTAAATCAGGTGTAAAAGCGCATGAATTAAGAATTACATCAATTTCTCCTAAAAACTCATATAAAAATGTTCGCTAAATATACATTTAGCGAACTTATTGTTGTAATTTATATAAAATTCCTGTAAAATTATATTAATGACATTATTAGGAGGTTTTTCACTTGAAATATCACATAGAAACCATGAAAAATAACGATTTACCGCCAGATTTAAATGACTTTTTAAATTATTTAGAAACAATCAAAGGCAAATCTTTAAACACAATCGACGGCTATAGGATTGATTTATCTATGTTTTTTAGATTTTTAATGATATACAAAGGTCATTCTGAGCAAAATATCGAATTCAACCAAGTAAATATCAGGAATATAGATGCCGATTTCATAAATAAAATAAGACTTTCAGATATGTATGCTTTCTTATCTTTTACAGAAAAACAAAGAGAAAATGGTACATACGCAAGAGCTAGAAAGGTTGCAGCACTAAAATCTTTCTTTAAATTCTTAACAGGTAAGGCAGGTATAATAAAAGATAACCCAGCATTAGAGTTGGAATCCCCTAAAATCAGCTCTAGACACCCTATTTACTTAACTTTAGATCAATCTCTTACTCTACTGGATTCAATGGATAAAACGTATAAATACTACACCAGAGATCACTGTATGATTACTTTATTCTTAAATTGCGGATTGCGAGTATCTGAACTTTGCAGCATCAATATTTCTAAACTAAAAGGTGATACTTTGAATATAATCGGTAAGGGTAATAAAGAAAGAACTGTTTATTTAACACCTGCAGCACTTAAATCCATCGATGATTATATGAAGGATAGAATTAAGTTGAAAACAAAGACACCAGATGACGCAGATGCCCTATTTATCAGCTCTTACGGTACCAGAATCACTAAAAGAAGCGTTGAAAAAATAGTTAAAAAATACACCCAAACTGCAGGTTTAACAGACGCAAAATACACCCCTCATAAATTAAGACACACCGCCGCAACGCTAATGTATAAGCATGGAAACGTTGATATTAGAAGCTTACAAGATATTTTAGGTCACGAAAACATCTCCACTACACAAATCTACACCCATGTAGACGATGAAGACTTGAGAAAAGCTGTTAAATCTAACCCACTTGCAAACTTAAAATAATTCATGTAATACATGATACTACATTGTATTACTTTGTATTCAAGGCATATAGTGATTTTAAAATTTATCGAATGTACAAAAATAAAATAAAAATAAAAAAGGTGTACTTAAAATACTAAGCACACCTTATAACTTCTATATATTTCCTTTTATTCTTCTCAAGCCTGGAAAAACCTCATTTGAATTCTCTTCTAAATAAGTTTCATCTTCCACTAACCCATCTAAATCTTCTACATATTCAATATGATCCCAAGCATCTTCGTACTCTTCATCAGATTCAGTATATGCTGTTTCCACATCTTCTTCAAAATCAGCCTCATCATCTTGATTTTCTTCAGACTCTTCTATTTCCACGAATTCGTCTTGAACAAATTCATTTTCAATGAATTCATTCTCTTCAATATTTTTTGCTATCTCTTCTATTCTAATTGCTTTTATATCTATTCCTTCATCTTCTAAACACTTACCACAATTGTTGCAAAGCTTTTTATTATCATAAACGCAATAATCGCATTCACCACAGTCATTACACTTCTTTTTCGAATTAAATATACAAATTTCTCTCATGTACACTACTCCTCTTTAAATCACTCTTTAGAGATTATAACAAATAAGCTCAATATAAGCAAATTTTTTTATGAGAACATAAGTTTGATTAATTAGATATACTATGCTATAATGGGAGCATAAGTTAGAGAGGTGTTAATAATGTCTAAGGATAAACAAACTGAAATATATGATTTTCTTAAAAATTATACAGAAAATAAAGGGTATCCGCCTTCAGTAAGAGAAATATGCGATGCCGTAAGTCTTAAATCAACTTCAACAGTACATGGACATTTAAAAAGACTTGAGAAAAAAGGTTTAATACGTAGAGATCCTACTAAACCTAGAGCCTTAGAGATCCTTGAACTAAACTCTCCTAAAAGGGAAATGATCAACATACCTTTAGTAGGAAAGGTTACTGCTGGAGTACCTATTTTAGCAACTGAAAATGTTGAAGACTCTTTCCCTATCCCAATAGATTATATTAAGCATGATCGTGAACTATTTATGCTTAAAGTATCCGGAGAAAGTATGATTGAAGCTGGAATCAATGATGGAGATTTGGCCATAATTGAACAATGTCAAACTGCTTTAAATGGTGAAATTGTTGTAGCATTAATCGATAACGAAGCTACAATCAAGAGATTTTATAAAGAAAAAGGAAGAATAAGATTACAACCTGAAAATAGTACAATGAGTCCTATTATAGTTAATGATTGTTCAATTTTAGGTAAGCTTGTTGGACTTTTTAGAGCATATTAAAAAAATACTGGCATTTAGCCAGTATTTTTTATTTATTTTATTTCCAAAACCTTTGATAAAGCAATCATTATTCCAAGCTTAGCGTGATCAAAAGTTAAACCACCTTGTAAATAAGCTATATACGGTTCTCTAATTGGCGCATCTGCTGATAATTCAATACTTGAACCTTGTATAAATGCTCCAGCCGCCATTATTACTTGATCCTTATATCCTGGCATATCCCATGGTTCACATTCTACAAATGAATCTATTGGAGAACCTTTTTGAATTCCCTTACAGAAAGCAATAAGCTTTTCCTTATTTCCAAACTTAACAGCTTGAATTATATCACTTCTTCTATGATTATATTTAGGTAACACTTCAAATCCTGCAAGTTCCATTATTCTTGCACAGAATACTGCTCCCTTTACTGCTTCCATCGCTACATGTGGTGCTAAGAATAATCCTTGATAAAAACTTCTCATTACACCAAAGGTAGAACCACACTCCCCTCCTATTCCAGGGATAGTTAATCTATATGAACTTTGAACAACACACTCTTCTTTTCCTGCAATATATCCTCCTGTAGGAGCTATACCTCCACCGATATTTTTTATTAATGAGCCTGCAATTAAGTCTGCACCAACATCAGTAGGTTCTAATGTTTCTATAAATTCACCATAGCAATTATCAACAAAAACTATAACGTCCTGTCTTATGCTCTTTATATGTGATATAGCAACTTCTAAATCTTTTATATTAAATGAGTTTCTCCAACCATAGCCTGTACTTCTTTGCATATGTACCATCTTAATTGATGGATCATTTTTTAATTCATAAGCTATTTTATCTAAATCAAAATATCCATCTTTTAAATCTATTTGCTTATAATTAACTCCATAATCCTTTAAAGATCCAATATTCTCTTCTACTTCAATTCCTATAATGTTATGTAAAGTATCATAAGGAGTTCCTGTAACTGTTAGCAAAGTATCCTTTGGTCTTAAGTTACCAAATAAAGCAGCTCCAATTGCATGTGTTCCATTTACAAAATGAGGTCTAACAAGTGCACTTTCACAATTAAATATTCTTGCATAAACCTTATCTAATGAGTCTCTTCCTATATCTCCATATCCATAACCTGATGAATTAGTGAAATGAGAATCACTTATTCTCTCTTCTTGAAGAGCTTTTAGGACTTTGAATTGATTATATTCTCTTATTTCATCATATATCTCAAACTCTTTCTTTATATCCTCCATTGCCTTTGAATATAAATCTAAAGTCTCATCATTGATCTTATATTGTTCTTTTAAATATTTTACTGTTAAATCTAGCATTAAAAATGTCCTCCACTTAATTTATTCCCAGACTCAAATAAAAGCTCTCTATGCAGAGCATAGAGAGTATTTTATACTGTTGTTTCATTATTAAACAAAATTGGTTTAGCTGGGTTTATAGTTGAAATTGCATGTTTATATATCATCATTTGCTTGCCATCAGAATCTAAAACTACAGTAAAGGAATCAAAACCTTTTACATATCCCTTTAATTGAAAACCGTTTGTTAAGTATACGATAACTGCAATTTTATTCTTCCTAGCACCATTTAAAAATATATCTTGCAAATTATTACTTTGCTTATTCATTCAACTCATCCTCCATATTCATTACCGAATTAATTCTATTATACTCTTTACTTTACATAATGTCATTAGTTATTTTGGTTACAATTTCATCTTGATTCTTAAATTCTTCTCTATTAATAAACTCAGCTCTTGGGTCTTTTCTAAACCATGTAAGCTGTCTTTTTGCATAATTTCTACTGCCTTGCTTAATGTTTTCTATAGCATCTTCTAGTGAGACTTTATCATTTAAATACTCAAATAATTCCTTATATCCAATACCTTTCATAGATTGCATATTCTCATTTAACCCTCTATCTTTTAAAAGCTCTACTTCCTTTAAGAGACCTAAATCCATCATTATGTCAACTCTTTGATTAATTCTTGAATATAGTTCATTCCTTGGCATATTTAAAACATAATAATATAAATCATATTTACATGTATATATACTATCACCCATATCAAATGAAGAAAAAGGCTTCTTAGTTAGATGAAAAACTTCTAGAGCTCTAATTACTCTTTTTCTATTATTATAATGAATAGTATCTGCGCTTACTGGGTCAACTTCTTTTAGCATATTGTGTATATGCTCATTCCCATTACGTTCAGCTAAATCATTTAAATAAGCTCTATATTCCTCATCCTTTTCTCCTTCTGCAAAAGTCATGTTACAAATTATAGAATTTATATACAATCCAGTCCCACCAACAATAATAGGTAACTTACCTCTTGAGTGTATGTCTTCAATTATATTAATCACAGCATCTTTATACTCAGAAACTGTATATTCTTCCCGCGGGTCTAAAAAGTCAATCATGTAATGAGGAATACCGTCCATTTCTTCTTTAGTAATTTTAGCTGATCCAATATCCATATACTTATATATCTGCATTGAATCTGCTGATATTATTTCCCCATTTAAATTTTTTGCTAAAGTTACAGCAGTCTCACTCTTTCCTACTGCTGTTGGCCCAGCAATTACTAAAAGTTTATTATTCATATATACTCCTTAGGTTATTCTTCTAAATCGCTTTTCTAATTCATAATTAGTTAACTTAATAATTGTTGGTCTACCGTGAGGACAATGGTATGGATCCTCCATCTCTCTCATGTCATTAACCAAACTTTTCATTTCTTCAATGGTTAATTCATTATTAGCTTTTACAGCAGATTTACATGAAAGAGTGGCTATTCTATTGTATTTTACCTCAACAGTCTGACCAGTACCAAGATTTTTTAAGTTATCTAAAATACTTAAAAATAATCCTCTAGGATCAAGCTTACCTAAGAAATATGGAACCTCTTTAACTGATACAGTGTTAATTCCGAAAGGTTCTATTACAAAGCCCGCATTTTTAAATATTTCCATGTTGTCTTCATAATATACATAATCATCTAAAGTAAGTTGAATTATACTTGGTATTAATAATGGCTGAATTTCTACATGTCTATTTTTTATATCTTTATAGTATTTTTCAAAAAGATATTTTTCATGTGCTGCATGTTGATCAATTATATATAATGTGTCAGCATACTCACATAAGATATAAGTTTTATTAAATTGACCAATTACATTAAGAGGTGGTATTTTAGGTGTTATTGGAACCCTACTTTCATAAGTTACATCAGAAGTGCCCTCACTAATAGAAGATGAAGTTTCATTTATCTCCTCATTTATAACTTCTATTATTTCCTTAAATTCACCCTTGTCTTCATCTCTTACTACATCATTTTTTAAATCAACAGGTATTTTAACCTCAACTATTTCTTTTGGATTATCATAGTAAGTGTTTTTAAAATATGATGGTTTCTCTATTTCAACACTTGCTTGCTTATCATATTCAAGGGAAAAACTTAAATTTTCAAGTTTGTCTTCTGAATCACGTCCTGTATCTTCCTCCATAAAGGATGATCTTACATTTTCTTTAAGTTTATTATGTACTGTATCAAATATTATCTTAAATAATTCTCTCTCATCTTTAAACTTAACTTCTGCTTTTGTTGGATGTATATTAACATCTACAAATTCAGGATAAGTTTCTACATTTATAATGAAAAATGGATACTTATTGACTGTAGCAAAAGATTTAAAAGCAGTTTCTACAGCTGCAGTAATAGTTTTGTTTTTAATATATCTTCCGTTAATATAAATACTTTGATTATTTCTGCTGCCTCTTGATATTTCTTCGTTTCCTATATATCCGTGAATTGTTAGGGTATCATTTGCACCTTGAAAATACGTTACATTCTCTAAGATTGTTTTACCATAAATATTTCTTATTACATCTTCTATCTTTCCATTACCATAAGTGTTAAGCATCTTCTTTCCGTTTGCAGTTAATGTAAATGATATATCAGGATTAGATATTGCAATTCTAGTAATTATATCATTAATTAATGCAGCTTCCCTAGAAGAGGACTTAAGAAACTTCTTTCTAGCTGGCACATTATAAAATATATCTCTAACTTCTATTGTAGTTCCATAATTAACTCCACTTTCAGTAATATAATCAATATTACCACCAGTTATAGATATCTCAGTTCCAGTTTCAATATCCCTTGGTTTTGATTTTAGAAGAGTTTTAGATACTGAAGCAATCGATGGCAATGCTTCCCCCCTGAAACCTAAAGTACTTATAGAATATATATCCTCAACAGTTTTAATCTTTGAAGTTGCATGGGGAAGAAATGCTTTTGAAATATCTTCTGGATGTATTCCATCTCCATCATCTATTACTTTAATAAGAGTTTCTCCGCCATTTTCTATCTCTATTATGATATTCTTGCTATTAGCATCTATTGAGTTTTCAACTAGCTCCTTAACCACAGAGGAGGGTCTCTCAACTACTTCTCCAGCTGCTATTTTATTTGAAGTATTATCATCTAAAATATTTATTCTCTTCAATCCCCATCACCTCACATTTAATTTATTGTATTTCCTTTGCATCCTTGATTAACTTGTATAGTTTATTCATAGCATCCATTGGAGTCATATTTAAAACATCTAATGAAGCAACTTCATTTATAAAGCTATCCTTTTCTATAGCAGTAAAATCCAGCTGCATTGTTTCAGCCTTTTTAACCTTTTCCTTTGGTTTAGCTTCTGAAGTATCTATTTTATTAGTAATTACACTATTACTACTTACGCTGATTTCTTCTTTAGCTTGCATATTACTTTCTAAGTTAAGTAAGATTTCTTTAGCTCTATCAATTACATTCTTAGGTAGTCCTGCAAGCTTTGCAACCTCAATACCATAAGACTGATCTGCGCCACCTGGTATGATCTTTCTTAGGAATATTATATTATCTTGAAGCTCCTTAACAGCTACAGAATAGTTCTTAACTCCTGAGATTTTATCCTCCAGTTGTGTTAATTCATGATAATGTGTTGCAAAAAGAGTTCTTGGTTTTATGTTTCCTTTAGATAAGTGTTCAATAACAGCCCACGCTATACTTAGTCCATCATAGGTAGAGGTACCCCTTCCCACTTCATCTAAAAGTACCAGTGAATTCGAAGTTGTATTCTTAAGAATATTTGAAACTTCCCACATTTCCACCATGAAGGTAGACTTTCCACCAGCTAAATCATCTGATGCACCTATTCTAGTAAATATCTTATCGCATATACCTATATTAGCTTCCTTAGCTGGAACAAAGCAGCCTATTTGAGCCATAAGAGTTATTAATGCTACCTGTCTCATATAAGTAGATTTACCAGCCATATTTGGTCCAGTTATAATTAAAAGTTGATTATCTTCTGAGTTTAACTTAGTATCATTTGATATAAACTCTCCAGAAGGAATAACCTTTTCAACTACTGGATGTCTTCCTTCAATAATATTTGTTATTCCACCTTCATTTAAGACTGGTTTAACATAATTATTTTCTAAAGCTATCTTACCAAATGTACTTAAAACATCTAGTTCAGAAATAATTCTAGCTGTTATTTTAAGT is a window encoding:
- a CDS encoding HD domain-containing protein codes for the protein MTTNNGGIPTLQEAEALLHEASILNPGQWVDHSKYAANSAKLIAENCDDIDPTTAYICGLLHDIGRRYGVTDLRHILDGYNFLMGKGFDRAAKVCLTHSFDCKDIKTAFGIWDCSKEEFNFVKTYLENIQYDDYDRLIQLCDALAFTNGYCLIEKRMVDAVLRHGTNEYTTLKWKATFEIKDYFERKMGKSVYSILPRVIENTFGL
- a CDS encoding phosphotransferase, whose protein sequence is MHNNEEVLHGGNVNEVVRKGNAVHRSTNWSPFVHELLIYLEKKEFQGAPRFLGIDDKGREVLSFISGEVPGDYYPDFKPYIWSDNSVIKSAELLRKYHDAVIHFKISSTETTFEVKQPAKEEWKDEVICHNDAAPYNIVYKDEEPIALIDFDLAAPGPRIWDIVYMLYTSVPLASFAIDYTTGKSIPYISELHGVERKRRIHLFFNAYGMRIPNNLKEWTICRIKAMCDTLTSGAKQGNIAYEKMIEEGHLKHYEKEIIFLEEHFEEWE
- a CDS encoding alpha/beta hydrolase — encoded protein: MGLKDIKLWEKNVPDADLISTIGDLNNEGLPTLTPYLLKGEKTRPAIIVCPGGSFQFRASNEGKPIAKWLNQIGINAFVLNYRVAPFTPFTSTKDAVRAVRYIRYHAQEFNIDPDRIGMIGFSAGGYLTAFVGTRFDNGIIEPDSRNAQIMTMLLGEPDFNDPIDQTSSKLNAIILCYAETSPFSKENLPPDSLLTKDITVDEFIDFTSNHKHVTAKTPPTFLWITATDHWNFQRQNLLFAQALNELNLPFDFHIFSKGPHGLGLGEDEPTVAIWPKLCENWLQGL
- a CDS encoding tyrosine recombinase XerC, translated to MKYHIETMKNNDLPPDLNDFLNYLETIKGKSLNTIDGYRIDLSMFFRFLMIYKGHSEQNIEFNQVNIRNIDADFINKIRLSDMYAFLSFTEKQRENGTYARARKVAALKSFFKFLTGKAGIIKDNPALELESPKISSRHPIYLTLDQSLTLLDSMDKTYKYYTRDHCMITLFLNCGLRVSELCSINISKLKGDTLNIIGKGNKERTVYLTPAALKSIDDYMKDRIKLKTKTPDDADALFISSYGTRITKRSVEKIVKKYTQTAGLTDAKYTPHKLRHTAATLMYKHGNVDIRSLQDILGHENISTTQIYTHVDDEDLRKAVKSNPLANLK
- the lexA gene encoding transcriptional repressor LexA, producing the protein MSKDKQTEIYDFLKNYTENKGYPPSVREICDAVSLKSTSTVHGHLKRLEKKGLIRRDPTKPRALEILELNSPKREMINIPLVGKVTAGVPILATENVEDSFPIPIDYIKHDRELFMLKVSGESMIEAGINDGDLAIIEQCQTALNGEIVVALIDNEATIKRFYKEKGRIRLQPENSTMSPIIVNDCSILGKLVGLFRAY
- a CDS encoding methionine gamma-lyase family protein gives rise to the protein MLDLTVKYLKEQYKINDETLDLYSKAMEDIKKEFEIYDEIREYNQFKVLKALQEERISDSHFTNSSGYGYGDIGRDSLDKVYARIFNCESALVRPHFVNGTHAIGAALFGNLRPKDTLLTVTGTPYDTLHNIIGIEVEENIGSLKDYGVNYKQIDLKDGYFDLDKIAYELKNDPSIKMVHMQRSTGYGWRNSFNIKDLEVAISHIKSIRQDVIVFVDNCYGEFIETLEPTDVGADLIAGSLIKNIGGGIAPTGGYIAGKEECVVQSSYRLTIPGIGGECGSTFGVMRSFYQGLFLAPHVAMEAVKGAVFCARIMELAGFEVLPKYNHRRSDIIQAVKFGNKEKLIAFCKGIQKGSPIDSFVECEPWDMPGYKDQVIMAAGAFIQGSSIELSADAPIREPYIAYLQGGLTFDHAKLGIMIALSKVLEIK
- the hfq gene encoding RNA chaperone Hfq encodes the protein MNKQSNNLQDIFLNGARKNKIAVIVYLTNGFQLKGYVKGFDSFTVVLDSDGKQMMIYKHAISTINPAKPILFNNETTV
- the miaA gene encoding tRNA (adenosine(37)-N6)-dimethylallyltransferase MiaA encodes the protein MNNKLLVIAGPTAVGKSETAVTLAKNLNGEIISADSMQIYKYMDIGSAKITKEEMDGIPHYMIDFLDPREEYTVSEYKDAVINIIEDIHSRGKLPIIVGGTGLYINSIICNMTFAEGEKDEEYRAYLNDLAERNGNEHIHNMLKEVDPVSADTIHYNNRKRVIRALEVFHLTKKPFSSFDMGDSIYTCKYDLYYYVLNMPRNELYSRINQRVDIMMDLGLLKEVELLKDRGLNENMQSMKGIGYKELFEYLNDKVSLEDAIENIKQGSRNYAKRQLTWFRKDPRAEFINREEFKNQDEIVTKITNDIM
- the mutL gene encoding DNA mismatch repair endonuclease MutL, giving the protein MKRINILDDNTSNKIAAGEVVERPSSVVKELVENSIDANSKNIIIEIENGGETLIKVIDDGDGIHPEDISKAFLPHATSKIKTVEDIYSISTLGFRGEALPSIASVSKTLLKSKPRDIETGTEISITGGNIDYITESGVNYGTTIEVRDIFYNVPARKKFLKSSSREAALINDIITRIAISNPDISFTLTANGKKMLNTYGNGKIEDVIRNIYGKTILENVTYFQGANDTLTIHGYIGNEEISRGSRNNQSIYINGRYIKNKTITAAVETAFKSFATVNKYPFFIINVETYPEFVDVNIHPTKAEVKFKDERELFKIIFDTVHNKLKENVRSSFMEEDTGRDSEDKLENLSFSLEYDKQASVEIEKPSYFKNTYYDNPKEIVEVKIPVDLKNDVVRDEDKGEFKEIIEVINEEINETSSSISEGTSDVTYESRVPITPKIPPLNVIGQFNKTYILCEYADTLYIIDQHAAHEKYLFEKYYKDIKNRHVEIQPLLIPSIIQLTLDDYVYYEDNMEIFKNAGFVIEPFGINTVSVKEVPYFLGKLDPRGLFLSILDNLKNLGTGQTVEVKYNRIATLSCKSAVKANNELTIEEMKSLVNDMREMEDPYHCPHGRPTIIKLTNYELEKRFRRIT